ACCGGAGCATGTAGAATCTATATTATTCGTAAAGTTAGGTTTTGGAGGTGTATTTGGAAGATTACATTGCCAGTGCATTTCGAACCCTGATAATTCCAAACCACCATCACTATAGAATTCTACGGTAACAGAACCTGTAGTAGATGTAACCGTTGAAGGGATGTTGTTATTACAGTAGGTATCAATTACAGGAGAACTTGCACTAGGTCCATCATAAATCCTGATATAGTCGAAGTTGCAACTATTACCTTGCCCTGGTTCAATATCAAAATGTGGGAATGTTACTGTAACACTTTGCGCACCTGTTGGGCTAATTGTTATACGAGAATTACTATTCGCAGAATAGTTGGCTTGTGGACCACCATTGTCATATACAATTCCGGTACAAGACGTTTGTGTGGTCGCTAATCCCTGAGCAGGTAAAGAAACAATACAAGGTAAAGTATCACTAATTACAATAAAGCCAGGTTTAATTGTATCATCTACACCACAGGCTCCTCCATCAGCATTTAAAGTAACCTGATAAGATCCCATTGACGTATACGTATGTGTGGGATTGGCCTGTGTAGATGTATTTCCATCACCGAAATTCCAGGTGTAGGTCTGTCCATTGATACTGTTGTTTTGAAATTGAACGGTAAACGGAGCGGTACATGAAGTATTTTGTCCTACAGAGAAACTAGCTAAAGTATATGGAACATATGGTTGACCGACACCCACCGCATACCATGCATCGGTTACCTGGCCAACATTTGGTGTACACGCACCAAATAAATCTATGGCAGATTGGATCGCGAAAAATCGTGCATCTGCAAAATTGGACGAAGGAGTGAGGTAAATCGTTAGATTTCTAAAAGCCACATCTGCTGCATCTTCAATTCCAATTCCAGTAATGTTATAAGCATCTCCATTGTCATTTGTTCCGGCACCCCCATCAGAAAGTAAATGGAACCAGTAATTCTGTACACTACTATTGGTATGTACACCACCATTGTCACCTCCGGTTAGTGAAGCCCAATTGTTTCCAAAATAAGTATCGGGATCTCCCACAGAATTTGGGTTAGATAACGAACGTAAAGGATTTCCTAAATCTTCACCCAATAGCCAGTTCCAGTTATTCGGACGTCCGTATTTTTCAATTGTTACAGCGAAAATGTCGCTGAAAGATTCATTTAATGCTCCGGATTCCTGACTGTAGATTAAATCGGCAGTATTGGAAGTTAAACCATGTGTAATTTCATGCCCGGCAATATCAATAGATGTTAATGGTGAGCCGTTTCCATCACCATAAGTCATACGTTGTCCGTCCCAAAAAGCATTGTTGTATGCATTACCAAAATGCACATAACTTTTTAGGGTAAACCCCATGTTATCAATACTATTTCGATTATGTTCCACTAAAAAGTAGTCATACGTCATTTCTGCACCCCAATGTGCATCTGTGGCGTATTGATCAAATTGAGGATTCACATTGTTCCAGTAGTTATCAGCATCGGTAAAATCTACAGCATTACTATGCGTAGATCCTTGTTGCATATTAAAAGTTTCCACACCGTTTCCACGAGAGTATTCTCTTAATCTAAAATTACCCGGGCCTGTACTATCTGCAATTATAGTACGTGTACCGCTATATGCAGTAACCGCAGTACCCGGAACATCCGAATGATGAATTTGTTCAATGCTCCTCAACACATTGCCATTGAGCGCACTGATATAAATAATTTGACGTGATAGAGGACTATGCGCATAAATGTTCATTTTATACGCCAATTGATACTGATCCGATGAGAAATCCGATTCTGGAGTCACATAAACCAATTCCGGTTGCGGATAATAAGTCGCTTCGGGATCATTTTGTTCATGTTTGATATGTGTTTCTTCTCCTGGAATTTCCCATTTATATACATTCGCCCCAATATGGTTAACTGCAGCCTGAATGGCTTGTGCACCCGTTATTTGTGGCGAAGAAACTCCGGATGGGATAGAGGTATGAATAAACCCACTTTGGGATTCAACTAAACCATTTCTAACGTGTACGCTCCAGCTGGTAAATTCCACTGGAATCTGATTAAATTTTTGTTGGTATTTATAATGTGTAAAACCCAAATGGTCTTCTTGTTGGTTTACCAACTCCATTTGCATCTTAGGATCGAGTTTTAATTGCGCTTGAAGTTGTGTTAGAAATTCTGAACTACGAGGCCTTTCTGAAGAATGAAATCTTACAAAAGAAGGGAGTTCGCTATTGGGATGCGTTCTGATTAACTCAGCACCATGAATTTGATTTTGGGCGTCAATTCCGGTTTTAATGGTTTGCGCTGATACAAACTGAAATGTTAAAGTGACTAAAAAAGTGAATGTAAATGATAATATCCGCATATGTTTCTCGTATGGCATAGTATTCGATAATAGATTTAAAGCAGGTGAATTTAAAATTCGATGCAGCAATATAGTGCTTCTTCGTAATGCGTCAAAAATTTAAATTACGTATATAAGTGGAATTGTTCACATTACGACAAAAAGTAGTATTTCTAATTTAAATTAGGAATTAAGAAACATTAAAAACGCAGATGCGTAAATTGGATCATGAAGAGAGATAAACATATAGAGGTAGAGACCTCACCATGGAATGAGGATAGAGAAGTGATCCCATTAATAGATTTATTTGTGGATATGTGTTTTGAGCATATTAACAATGTGGTTTGCATTACTCAATTTAAATTGGTGAGTGCACAAATGGGGTATCCGAAAGATATGATTGAACAAGTGGTTGAA
This genomic interval from bacterium SCSIO 12643 contains the following:
- a CDS encoding M4 family metallopeptidase, producing MRILSFTFTFLVTLTFQFVSAQTIKTGIDAQNQIHGAELIRTHPNSELPSFVRFHSSERPRSSEFLTQLQAQLKLDPKMQMELVNQQEDHLGFTHYKYQQKFNQIPVEFTSWSVHVRNGLVESQSGFIHTSIPSGVSSPQITGAQAIQAAVNHIGANVYKWEIPGEETHIKHEQNDPEATYYPQPELVYVTPESDFSSDQYQLAYKMNIYAHSPLSRQIIYISALNGNVLRSIEQIHHSDVPGTAVTAYSGTRTIIADSTGPGNFRLREYSRGNGVETFNMQQGSTHSNAVDFTDADNYWNNVNPQFDQYATDAHWGAEMTYDYFLVEHNRNSIDNMGFTLKSYVHFGNAYNNAFWDGQRMTYGDGNGSPLTSIDIAGHEITHGLTSNTADLIYSQESGALNESFSDIFAVTIEKYGRPNNWNWLLGEDLGNPLRSLSNPNSVGDPDTYFGNNWASLTGGDNGGVHTNSSVQNYWFHLLSDGGAGTNDNGDAYNITGIGIEDAADVAFRNLTIYLTPSSNFADARFFAIQSAIDLFGACTPNVGQVTDAWYAVGVGQPYVPYTLASFSVGQNTSCTAPFTVQFQNNSINGQTYTWNFGDGNTSTQANPTHTYTSMGSYQVTLNADGGACGVDDTIKPGFIVISDTLPCIVSLPAQGLATTQTSCTGIVYDNGGPQANYSANSNSRITISPTGAQSVTVTFPHFDIEPGQGNSCNFDYIRIYDGPSASSPVIDTYCNNNIPSTVTSTTGSVTVEFYSDGGLELSGFEMHWQCNLPNTPPKPNFTNNIDSTCSGDITFTDLSSNNPTSWLWDFGDGQTSTAQNPTHHYANSGTYSVSLTATNAFGNQQVTKNNLVTITYVGMPTATSTTVCPGNSDTLIATSNGLSKWYDDQYDLNPVFVGDTFITPTLSSTTSFYLEQETQSSSQFLGPVDNTIGPGGNFNGDQSLVFDVQQAIILESVEVYAAGGGIRNIELRDAAGTVIDTANVFVGSGQQTVNLNFEILPGTGYQLGVAVGSQPALYRNSAGASFPYTIANMASITGSTASSGYYYFFYNWQIKELTCLSPRIKVDALVDICASVNENDLTNNVSIYPNPTQNEFNIAIPSILANTGLKATIINSVGQVITTTPLQMEKTLINTSNWAKGIYLIQIPLDGQVNTYRLIVD